The following coding sequences are from one Haploplasma axanthum window:
- a CDS encoding MepB family protein: MKSIEIIKNVFSDYKLLFNENNNSDYEGFVFESLNRTYRSRLCKKTPKKVGYFVAIWEKDSNNKNTAFSSEDNVDAYIINIIDENRKGYFLFPKDILISKKILKDKNQNGKMAFRVYPSWINELNDTAKKTKEWQNKYFIDLSNN; encoded by the coding sequence ATGAAATCAATCGAAATAATTAAAAATGTATTTAGTGACTATAAGTTATTGTTTAATGAGAATAACAATAGCGATTATGAAGGGTTTGTTTTTGAATCATTAAATAGAACATATCGTTCGAGGTTATGTAAAAAAACACCGAAAAAAGTTGGATACTTTGTTGCAATTTGGGAAAAAGATAGTAATAATAAAAATACTGCATTTAGTTCAGAGGATAATGTTGATGCATACATCATTAATATTATCGATGAAAATAGAAAAGGATATTTTTTGTTTCCAAAAGATATTTTAATTAGTAAAAAAATATTAAAAGATAAAAATCAAAATGGTAAAATGGCATTTAGAGTATATCCTAGTTGGATAAATGAACTAAATGATACAGCTAAAAAAACTAAAGAATGGCAAAATAAGTATTTCATTGATTTAAGTAATAATTGA